The Leucobacter viscericola genome includes a window with the following:
- a CDS encoding dipeptide ABC transporter ATP-binding protein produces MTSEAQPLPGASTLLAVDHLNVRTPYRTLVSDFSLHMAHGERIGLIGESGSGKSMTTTALLGLLPAGVTADGSVQLDGHKGNLLEAPESELMRLRGKDVAMVFQEPLTALNPLMRAGAQVAEIMLQHKLAPNKAEANKRAVEMLDAVHLPDPAQAARAYPHQLSGGQRQRVMLAMALANDPSLLLCDEPTTALDVTVQRQVLDLILELVRERNTGLLFITHDLAVVANMCTRVLVMNHGVIVEEGTTEQVFTRPQHAYTRGLLAASDLDAVDETGRLFTVASAQNYVPPVLGEDSAHQPAQAKIASPPTPTSAPPAVRVTDLVRTYTRGKTSLFKPAPQVKALQGISFEVAKGGRLGVVGESGSGKSTLLRILAGLDQPTSGSAVVAGNEVAGAKEQQLRELRQNLQIVFQDPMGSLDPRMTVGQIISEPLLVRGRNETASERATMVAEMLEAVGLPASSASRHPHQFSGGQRQRISIARALICRPQIVVADEPVSALDVSVRAQVLNLLADLVDEYGLTLVFVSHDLNVVRYLCDSVIVMQSGEIVEAGDTETVYRSPQHPYTKRLIDSSLTLRQELAGVA; encoded by the coding sequence ATGACGAGCGAAGCTCAGCCCCTGCCCGGTGCCAGCACACTACTCGCTGTAGACCACCTCAACGTGCGCACGCCGTACCGTACCCTGGTCAGCGACTTCTCGCTGCACATGGCGCACGGCGAGCGCATCGGCCTGATTGGTGAATCGGGATCGGGCAAGTCGATGACCACCACCGCGCTGCTCGGCCTGCTGCCCGCTGGCGTCACCGCCGACGGTTCCGTGCAACTCGACGGCCACAAGGGCAATTTGCTTGAGGCCCCCGAGTCTGAGCTGATGCGGCTGCGCGGCAAAGACGTGGCAATGGTGTTCCAGGAGCCGCTCACCGCGCTCAACCCGCTCATGCGGGCCGGTGCCCAGGTCGCCGAGATCATGCTGCAGCACAAGCTCGCCCCCAACAAGGCCGAGGCGAACAAGCGCGCGGTTGAGATGCTCGACGCCGTCCATCTGCCCGATCCGGCGCAGGCGGCGCGGGCCTACCCGCACCAACTGTCGGGTGGCCAGCGGCAGCGTGTCATGCTCGCGATGGCGCTCGCGAACGATCCGAGCCTGCTGCTGTGTGACGAGCCCACGACGGCACTCGACGTGACCGTGCAGCGCCAGGTGCTCGACCTGATCCTGGAGCTCGTGCGGGAGCGCAACACCGGGCTGCTCTTCATCACGCACGACCTAGCCGTCGTCGCGAACATGTGCACGCGTGTGCTCGTCATGAACCACGGCGTCATTGTCGAGGAGGGCACCACCGAGCAGGTGTTCACTCGCCCCCAGCACGCGTACACGCGGGGCCTGCTCGCGGCCTCCGACCTCGATGCCGTTGACGAGACCGGGCGTCTCTTCACCGTCGCGAGCGCGCAGAACTATGTGCCGCCGGTGTTGGGTGAAGACTCGGCTCACCAGCCAGCACAGGCCAAGATCGCGTCTCCCCCGACCCCAACCTCAGCACCACCGGCAGTACGCGTCACCGATCTCGTGCGAACTTACACTCGCGGCAAAACAAGTCTGTTTAAGCCAGCTCCCCAGGTGAAGGCGCTCCAGGGCATCTCTTTTGAGGTGGCCAAGGGTGGCCGACTCGGGGTGGTTGGTGAGTCGGGATCGGGCAAGTCGACGCTGCTCCGGATCCTCGCGGGCCTCGATCAGCCAACCTCGGGCAGCGCGGTCGTTGCCGGCAACGAGGTCGCCGGTGCGAAGGAACAACAGCTGCGCGAGCTCAGGCAGAACCTGCAGATCGTGTTTCAGGACCCGATGGGATCGCTCGATCCCCGCATGACCGTCGGCCAGATCATCTCCGAGCCGCTGCTCGTGCGTGGTCGCAACGAGACCGCCTCTGAGCGCGCCACCATGGTCGCCGAAATGCTGGAGGCCGTGGGCCTGCCCGCTTCCTCGGCAAGTCGTCACCCGCACCAGTTCTCGGGCGGGCAGCGGCAGCGCATCTCGATCGCGCGGGCGCTCATTTGCCGCCCGCAGATTGTGGTGGCCGACGAGCCCGTGAGCGCGCTCGACGTCTCTGTGCGCGCGCAGGTGCTGAACTTGCTCGCGGATCTGGTCGACGAGTACGGGCTCACCCTCGTGTTTGTCTCGCACGACCTCAACGTGGTGCGGTACCTGTGCGACTCGGTGATTGTGATGCAGTCCGGTGAGATCGTCGAGGCCGGTGACACCGAAACGGTGTACCGTTCACCGCAGCACCCCTACACAAAACGCCTCATTGATTCCTCGCTCACGCTGAGGCAAGAACTCGCGGGAGTTGCATAA
- a CDS encoding FadR/GntR family transcriptional regulator, with amino-acid sequence MAHNFEPAVPVHTYQRIVDQIEQAIVSGAIPVGSQLASERDLMVQFGVSRPTVREALRILQSMGLIESRPGTRGGPQVLAPTSKNLSRSIRAMVGTDALNVAELVQYRVVLEGSTCKLAALRHTPAQLERMRVAVERMSVAAAENAADFADADLEFHEAIWAASGNGILEMSGQAVSGVLRGLMQRDSEGSGLDNSVKLASAEIDRGLFDAIAARDAQLAGRIARRAVAERFAPLLDSESDRQALELLAE; translated from the coding sequence ATGGCCCACAATTTTGAACCGGCAGTTCCCGTGCACACCTACCAGCGCATCGTGGATCAGATCGAGCAGGCGATCGTCTCCGGCGCGATCCCGGTTGGATCGCAGCTCGCGAGCGAGCGAGACCTCATGGTGCAGTTCGGTGTGAGTCGCCCGACCGTGCGCGAGGCGCTGCGTATTCTGCAGAGCATGGGGCTGATTGAATCCCGTCCCGGCACGCGGGGCGGTCCCCAGGTGCTCGCGCCAACCTCAAAGAACCTGAGTCGCTCGATCCGCGCAATGGTGGGAACCGATGCGTTGAACGTTGCCGAGCTCGTGCAGTATCGTGTCGTTCTTGAGGGATCAACCTGCAAGCTTGCGGCGCTTCGCCACACTCCCGCGCAGCTCGAGCGCATGCGCGTCGCCGTCGAGCGGATGAGTGTTGCCGCCGCTGAAAATGCCGCAGACTTCGCCGACGCGGACCTCGAGTTTCACGAGGCGATCTGGGCTGCGAGCGGTAACGGGATCCTTGAGATGAGCGGGCAGGCCGTGTCTGGAGTGCTGCGCGGGCTCATGCAGCGTGACTCCGAGGGATCGGGGCTCGATAACAGTGTGAAGCTCGCGTCCGCCGAAATTGACCGGGGGCTCTTCGACGCCATCGCCGCGCGCGACGCTCAACTTGCGGGCAGGATCGCGAGGCGCGCCGTCGCTGAGCGCTTCGCTCCGCTGCTCGACTCTGAGTCGGATCGGCAGGCGCTCGAGCTACTCGCCGAGTGA
- a CDS encoding ABC transporter substrate-binding protein, producing MRRRKSPLLFTAAVLAAGSLLLAGCSAGSTSSKGSSDGKTPTTATIALTGTPTNLDFTTTAGSAIPQALMSNVYEGLVEVNQEGDVVPLLAKDWKLSDDRKTYTFNLQDGVTFSNGDAFTAKDVKFSFDRVKSDWVSSLKAKMDVVDNVEVISDTEVAVHLKQPSNAWLFNIATPVGAIFSPNGVSDLANSPVGTGPYAVEKWTPNESIVLKTRDDYWGKKPGVKQVTLKYFADATATTNALQTGDVDAIANLQAPELLSSFESNDKFQVITGTSSGEVTLSMNNKTAPFNDKRVRQAVLYALDKQAIMDTAWNGYGTLTSTLVTPTDPYYEDLNKVYPYDPAKAKELLKEAGAENLNITYTVPTRPYAQAVSEIVVSQLKDVGINVTIKSSEFPAVWLDDVFTKHDYQMTTVLAVEARDLLTVFNDPNYYIGYDNSVIAPIAAEADAADEAGYVAGMKKVARQVVDDAASGVLFLFPNIVVAKADLQGLPKNAIVESLNLTDLSWK from the coding sequence ATGCGACGACGCAAATCTCCCCTCCTCTTTACCGCAGCAGTGCTCGCAGCAGGATCCCTGCTGCTCGCTGGCTGCTCGGCCGGCTCGACAAGTTCCAAGGGCTCGTCAGACGGCAAGACACCAACGACGGCGACCATCGCCCTCACCGGCACGCCCACCAACCTCGACTTCACAACAACTGCGGGATCGGCGATCCCACAGGCACTAATGTCAAACGTCTACGAGGGTCTCGTTGAGGTCAACCAGGAGGGTGATGTTGTTCCCCTCCTCGCGAAGGACTGGAAGCTCAGCGACGACCGCAAGACCTACACGTTCAATCTGCAGGACGGCGTCACGTTCTCAAACGGCGACGCCTTCACGGCAAAGGACGTCAAGTTCAGCTTCGATCGTGTGAAGTCAGACTGGGTTTCCAGCCTGAAAGCGAAGATGGACGTCGTTGACAACGTCGAGGTCATCTCGGACACCGAGGTTGCCGTGCACCTGAAGCAGCCCTCAAACGCGTGGCTCTTCAACATTGCGACCCCGGTCGGCGCGATCTTCTCGCCCAACGGTGTCTCGGATCTCGCAAACAGCCCCGTTGGCACCGGCCCCTACGCGGTCGAAAAGTGGACCCCCAACGAGAGCATCGTGCTCAAGACCCGCGACGATTACTGGGGCAAGAAGCCCGGGGTTAAGCAGGTCACGCTGAAGTACTTCGCAGACGCAACGGCAACAACCAACGCGCTGCAGACCGGCGACGTTGACGCGATCGCAAACCTCCAGGCGCCGGAGCTGCTCAGCTCATTCGAATCCAACGACAAGTTCCAGGTCATCACGGGCACGTCGAGCGGCGAGGTAACGCTCTCGATGAACAACAAGACCGCTCCGTTCAACGACAAGCGGGTTCGCCAGGCAGTGCTTTACGCGCTCGACAAGCAGGCGATCATGGACACCGCCTGGAACGGCTACGGCACACTCACCTCGACGCTCGTCACCCCGACCGATCCCTACTACGAGGATCTCAACAAGGTCTACCCCTACGATCCTGCGAAGGCAAAGGAACTCCTCAAGGAGGCCGGCGCTGAGAACCTCAACATCACCTACACGGTTCCCACTCGCCCCTACGCACAGGCTGTCTCAGAGATCGTGGTTTCGCAGCTCAAGGATGTTGGCATCAACGTCACGATCAAGTCCTCCGAGTTCCCTGCTGTGTGGCTCGACGACGTCTTCACGAAGCACGATTACCAGATGACTACCGTGCTTGCCGTCGAGGCTCGGGATCTGCTCACCGTGTTCAACGACCCGAACTACTACATCGGCTACGACAACTCGGTGATCGCACCGATCGCCGCTGAGGCCGACGCCGCAGACGAGGCCGGGTACGTTGCTGGCATGAAGAAGGTTGCTCGCCAGGTGGTCGACGATGCGGCATCGGGTGTGCTCTTCCTCTTCCCGAACATCGTGGTGGCGAAGGCAGATCTGCAAGGTCTCCCGAAGAACGCCATCGTCGAATCGCTCAATCTCACCGATCTGAGCTGGAAATAA
- a CDS encoding ABC transporter permease codes for MTTQNIPSPPVQAPRTSAIQAPGGSSIGDAGAGRRRLSTTLIIGLILVGLVVAAAIISFIWTPYDPVQADAAARLQGPSAAHIMGTDKYGRDVFSAMLYGARITLFVGVISVGIALLVGTPLGILAGIRGGWIEEVVMRTSDIALAFPALLLAIMFAAVFGASTLVAMIAIGISTIPGFARVARSGTLQVMSTEYVLAARASSQSRFRIALRHVLPNIIGIVVVQCSVSFALAVLAEAGLSFLGLGTPPPTPSWGRMLQESQQFLGTHPLLAIWPGVAIAIAVMGFNLLGDGLRDRFDPKLNGSRS; via the coding sequence ATGACCACTCAAAACATTCCTTCTCCCCCGGTGCAAGCACCGCGCACGAGCGCGATTCAGGCGCCGGGAGGATCAAGCATCGGTGATGCCGGGGCTGGTCGCCGACGGCTCTCCACGACCCTCATCATCGGGTTGATTCTTGTGGGGCTCGTTGTCGCGGCGGCGATCATCTCCTTCATCTGGACCCCGTATGATCCGGTTCAGGCCGATGCCGCCGCGCGCCTGCAGGGGCCCAGCGCTGCGCACATCATGGGCACCGACAAGTACGGTCGCGACGTGTTCTCAGCGATGCTGTACGGCGCGCGCATCACCCTGTTTGTGGGAGTCATTTCGGTCGGGATCGCGCTGCTCGTTGGTACCCCGCTCGGTATTCTCGCGGGCATTCGCGGTGGCTGGATCGAAGAGGTCGTCATGCGCACCTCAGACATCGCGCTCGCGTTCCCGGCTCTACTGCTCGCCATCATGTTTGCCGCGGTGTTTGGGGCTTCGACGCTCGTCGCCATGATCGCGATCGGTATCTCAACGATTCCCGGTTTCGCGCGAGTGGCCCGATCCGGCACCCTGCAGGTGATGAGCACCGAGTACGTGCTCGCGGCGCGCGCCTCGAGCCAGTCGCGATTCCGCATCGCGCTCAGGCATGTGCTGCCCAACATCATCGGCATTGTTGTGGTGCAGTGCTCGGTGTCGTTCGCGCTGGCGGTGCTGGCCGAGGCCGGCCTGAGCTTCCTCGGACTCGGCACACCGCCTCCGACCCCGTCTTGGGGTCGTATGCTGCAGGAGTCGCAGCAGTTCCTTGGCACCCACCCGCTGCTCGCCATCTGGCCGGGCGTCGCTATTGCGATCGCCGTGATGGGCTTCAACCTGCTCGGTGACGGTCTGCGTGACCGCTTCGATCCAAAACTGAATGGGAGCCGTTCATGA
- a CDS encoding MFS transporter translates to MSAINAAQLQNPGFANPALTFPDVAAIRPRLRITLTALTLFTLLVSANLSTPLFSLLAQRFDTGAFGITLAFSSYVLALIVGLLLFRRVADTVNRRTVLIAALVTASLATAAFAVAPSLGWFSVARAVQGIAIACATGTASGALRILLPTKPELAARFTLLATSGGVALGPLIGGALSQSSAPLVAPYLVVAIALLALVPAILTIAPHFACQPVPSPAHLALADAPQQAEHGAQAAPPSSTPANRAFWTASAIGFLSFAVFGFCLSLAPSLFASIVGSDSRPVIGALAVVTLGASAAVQLLPLRGNWRVPVGLSMLAVGLLGFAFAAQVGGVLWLVASGVIAGVGQGLAFQAAFTRAIAAVPPQRHASTVSGIYTVTYLGSTLPVLGLGVLAEQLSLSTAVTVFAILAAIASIALVWFARTPKSPVLLAQMPSSPGSPRSPESPRSLGE, encoded by the coding sequence ATGAGCGCCATCAACGCAGCACAGCTCCAAAACCCGGGTTTTGCAAACCCCGCTCTCACCTTTCCAGATGTCGCGGCCATTCGCCCTCGATTGCGGATCACGCTCACCGCACTCACGCTCTTCACGTTGCTGGTGAGCGCAAACCTCAGCACACCGCTGTTCTCGCTGCTCGCGCAGCGCTTCGACACGGGCGCCTTCGGCATTACACTCGCCTTCTCCAGCTACGTGCTCGCCCTCATCGTCGGCCTGCTTCTATTTCGTCGAGTGGCCGACACCGTCAACCGCCGCACGGTTCTCATCGCCGCGCTCGTCACCGCCTCACTCGCAACGGCCGCGTTTGCGGTGGCACCGAGCCTCGGCTGGTTTAGCGTTGCTCGGGCGGTTCAGGGGATCGCGATCGCCTGCGCGACCGGAACCGCATCGGGCGCGCTGCGGATCCTGCTCCCCACGAAGCCCGAACTTGCCGCACGGTTCACACTTCTTGCGACCTCGGGTGGGGTTGCGCTCGGCCCCCTCATCGGAGGCGCACTCTCTCAGAGTTCAGCACCCCTCGTCGCCCCCTATCTCGTGGTCGCGATCGCGCTCCTCGCCCTTGTGCCGGCGATCCTCACCATCGCGCCGCACTTCGCGTGCCAACCTGTTCCCTCGCCTGCACATCTCGCGCTCGCCGACGCCCCGCAGCAGGCCGAGCACGGCGCCCAGGCAGCACCACCGAGTTCCACTCCGGCCAATCGTGCGTTCTGGACGGCTTCGGCCATAGGTTTCCTCAGCTTCGCGGTATTCGGATTCTGTCTGTCGCTCGCTCCCTCTCTGTTCGCAAGCATCGTTGGCAGCGACTCGCGACCGGTGATCGGCGCGCTCGCGGTGGTGACACTCGGCGCATCCGCCGCGGTCCAGCTGCTGCCGCTTCGGGGTAACTGGAGGGTGCCCGTTGGGCTCAGCATGTTGGCCGTGGGGCTCTTGGGGTTTGCCTTCGCGGCTCAGGTCGGCGGTGTGCTCTGGCTCGTGGCTTCCGGAGTGATCGCGGGTGTGGGCCAGGGGCTCGCGTTCCAGGCCGCGTTCACCCGCGCGATCGCGGCTGTGCCACCACAGCGTCACGCCTCCACCGTCAGCGGAATCTACACGGTGACGTATCTCGGCAGTACGCTGCCGGTACTCGGCCTGGGTGTGCTGGCCGAACAGCTCAGCCTCAGCACCGCCGTGACGGTGTTTGCGATCCTCGCCGCCATCGCGAGCATCGCGCTCGTGTGGTTCGCCCGAACACCAAAGTCGCCTGTGTTGCTAGCCCAGATGCCCAGTTCACCCGGGTCACCCAGGTCACCCGAATCACCCAGGTCACTCGGCGAGTAG
- a CDS encoding ABC transporter permease, translated as MGIRILINLTRFIVTYLVATIVVFLFMRLIPGDPAQIALGVNATPELLAEKQKEFGTDQPLIVQYFDWAGGILRGDFGTSYLTQTDISPMVSDRLQVSLILVLTAMVVALAVAIPLGTWAAVKHRNFSGVAIGVGSQIGVAIPGFLAGILLVMVFAVGLGWLPANGWTPPSEDFGDFLRRLILPVVALASVQGAILTRYVRSAVLEVMSEDYLRTARAKGLSKTGALVKHGLRNAAIPVITVTGVQIAALIIGAVVIERVFVIPGLGSMLLDAVGNRDLLTVQSVVMVLVAITLILNLIVDVLYTVIDPRMRRSA; from the coding sequence ATGGGCATACGGATTCTGATTAATCTCACGCGTTTCATCGTGACCTACCTGGTCGCGACGATCGTTGTGTTCTTGTTCATGCGGCTTATCCCGGGTGATCCCGCGCAGATTGCGCTCGGCGTCAACGCGACGCCCGAGCTGCTCGCCGAAAAACAAAAAGAGTTCGGCACCGATCAGCCACTGATCGTGCAGTACTTTGACTGGGCGGGCGGCATTCTGCGCGGCGACTTTGGTACTTCTTACCTCACGCAGACGGACATTAGTCCGATGGTGAGCGACCGGCTGCAGGTCAGCCTGATCCTCGTGCTGACGGCGATGGTCGTGGCGCTCGCGGTCGCGATCCCGCTCGGCACCTGGGCCGCGGTGAAGCACCGCAACTTCTCGGGTGTTGCCATCGGGGTTGGATCTCAGATTGGTGTCGCGATCCCGGGTTTCCTGGCTGGCATTTTGCTCGTCATGGTCTTTGCGGTGGGCCTCGGCTGGCTTCCCGCCAACGGCTGGACCCCGCCCTCCGAAGATTTCGGAGACTTCTTACGGAGACTAATCTTGCCCGTGGTCGCCCTCGCTTCCGTGCAGGGGGCGATCCTGACCCGCTACGTTCGCTCGGCTGTGCTCGAAGTGATGAGCGAGGACTACCTGCGCACGGCCCGCGCGAAGGGGCTCAGCAAAACGGGTGCCCTCGTCAAACACGGCCTGCGCAACGCGGCCATTCCGGTCATCACGGTCACGGGTGTACAGATCGCGGCGCTGATCATCGGCGCGGTGGTGATCGAGCGCGTGTTTGTGATTCCCGGGCTCGGATCGATGCTGCTCGACGCGGTCGGCAATCGTGATCTGCTGACCGTGCAGTCGGTTGTGATGGTGTTGGTCGCCATCACGCTGATCTTGAACCTGATTGTCGACGTGCTCTACACGGTTATCGATCCGCGGATGCGAAGGAGCGCCTAA
- a CDS encoding amidase → MTDSPSTQASGQTASQAASQPASQAAGEPASQAAAQAASQTASLADLDAGTLAAGYANGSLTPTDVLEDVIARIELRDPELNAMYLFDADQVRADAAASTARWAAGSPLSTYDGVPVTVKENIARAGQPKPSGTAIPNPPISPGNAPTTDRLLEAGAVIVGSTTMPDWGMLSSGVSSLHGITRNGLDPALTSGGSSAGAGTAAAAGYGPLHVGTDIGGSIRLPGSWQGLTALKPSEGLIPLDVPYDGRAAGPLTRTAADAIRLMSIIAKPDERDYLTRPYCEMEWSTEPLAPNGMRVALQLEAGSGLPVEAETLAAVQRAAELFAEAGAIVEPLEPFVGADVLDGLVDFWRSRSYADYEVLSEAERACVLPFIAEWCLAGADFSAAQTIRNRNRIDEMAQLTRAATAGYDLILSPVTPVAAFAAEDPMPITDPLQTMGHISFTAPYNMSGQPAVSVGAGVQADGRTIGLQIASQIGTDPMLLRVAAWFESVRG, encoded by the coding sequence ATGACCGATTCACCGTCAACTCAGGCATCCGGCCAAACTGCCAGCCAGGCCGCCAGCCAACCTGCCAGCCAGGCCGCCGGCGAACCTGCCAGCCAAGCCGCAGCCCAAGCAGCCAGCCAAACTGCCAGCCTCGCCGACCTCGACGCGGGCACTCTCGCCGCGGGCTACGCAAACGGTTCGCTCACGCCCACGGACGTGCTCGAAGACGTGATCGCTCGGATCGAACTGCGCGATCCCGAGCTAAATGCCATGTACCTGTTCGACGCGGATCAGGTGCGCGCGGACGCCGCGGCCTCAACCGCCCGCTGGGCCGCGGGGAGTCCCCTCAGCACCTACGACGGCGTGCCGGTCACGGTCAAGGAGAACATCGCCAGGGCTGGCCAGCCAAAGCCATCGGGCACGGCGATCCCGAACCCGCCGATTTCGCCCGGCAACGCGCCGACCACCGATCGGCTGCTTGAGGCAGGCGCCGTGATCGTCGGATCCACCACGATGCCCGACTGGGGCATGCTCTCTTCGGGGGTCTCCAGCCTGCACGGGATCACTCGCAATGGGCTCGACCCTGCGCTCACCTCGGGCGGCTCCAGCGCGGGCGCGGGAACCGCGGCGGCTGCCGGTTATGGGCCCCTGCACGTTGGCACCGACATCGGCGGCTCGATCAGGTTGCCCGGCAGCTGGCAGGGCCTCACTGCGCTCAAGCCGAGCGAGGGTCTGATCCCTCTGGATGTGCCATACGACGGTCGCGCCGCCGGCCCGCTCACGCGCACGGCAGCCGACGCCATCCGCCTCATGTCGATCATCGCAAAACCCGACGAACGCGACTACCTCACGCGCCCCTACTGCGAGATGGAGTGGTCGACCGAGCCGCTCGCGCCGAACGGCATGCGGGTCGCACTTCAGCTCGAGGCGGGATCGGGTCTGCCCGTTGAAGCCGAGACGCTCGCGGCCGTGCAGCGGGCTGCCGAGCTGTTTGCCGAGGCCGGAGCGATCGTTGAACCGCTTGAACCGTTTGTTGGTGCTGACGTGCTCGACGGTCTCGTGGACTTCTGGCGCAGCCGGTCATACGCCGACTACGAGGTGCTGAGCGAGGCCGAGCGTGCGTGTGTGCTGCCGTTCATCGCTGAGTGGTGCCTTGCGGGGGCCGATTTCTCGGCGGCGCAGACGATCCGCAACCGCAATCGTATTGACGAGATGGCGCAGCTGACGCGCGCGGCGACCGCGGGCTACGATCTGATCCTCTCGCCGGTCACACCGGTCGCTGCCTTCGCCGCGGAGGATCCGATGCCGATCACCGATCCGCTACAGACAATGGGGCACATCTCGTTCACGGCGCCCTACAACATGTCCGGGCAACCAGCGGTGTCGGTTGGGGCAGGCGTGCAAGCCGACGGTCGCACCATCGGCTTGCAGATCGCGTCGCAGATCGGCACGGACCCGATGCTACTTCGTGTGGCTGCATGGTTCGAATCCGTGCGGGGTTAG
- a CDS encoding Lrp/AsnC family transcriptional regulator gives MSEIDVTDRRILRELDTDARMPTAMIAQRLGLARGTVQARLEKLASSGALRPHGSRVRPAALGRPVGASMQLELDQHKISEAVEALAKIPEVLECFAPAGETDLLLRVVAKDPDDLYRVSEVIRLCPGIRRTSMSLFLREVIPYRVTGLLEEGLSDA, from the coding sequence ATGAGCGAGATTGATGTGACGGATCGCAGGATCCTGCGCGAGCTTGATACCGATGCGCGTATGCCAACCGCGATGATTGCGCAGCGGCTCGGCCTCGCGCGGGGCACCGTGCAGGCTCGACTGGAAAAGCTCGCAAGCTCCGGGGCGCTGCGGCCGCACGGGTCACGTGTGCGCCCCGCTGCGCTGGGGCGTCCGGTTGGCGCCAGCATGCAGTTGGAGCTGGATCAGCACAAGATTTCTGAGGCGGTGGAAGCGCTCGCGAAGATCCCCGAGGTGCTTGAGTGCTTTGCTCCCGCCGGTGAAACCGACCTGCTGCTGCGGGTCGTCGCGAAGGATCCCGATGATCTGTATCGCGTGAGCGAGGTGATCCGGCTGTGTCCTGGCATTCGTCGCACCTCCATGAGTCTGTTCTTGCGCGAGGTGATTCCGTATCGAGTCACTGGCCTGCTGGAGGAGGGGCTGAGCGATGCGTGA